The following proteins are encoded in a genomic region of Terriglobales bacterium:
- a CDS encoding prepilin-type N-terminal cleavage/methylation domain-containing protein — protein MQRERGFSLIELLIVVAIILIIAAIAIPNLLRSRMAANESSAVGSLRTINTAQISYQLTYPATGYGCALVDLGPSGFGVPADPTHADLIDAQLATGQKSGYSLQLNCAGGGGGGGPLGGGGALPHLAYQLSATPSAIGSSGQRAFCSDASAVISYSPDGLAPTCFAAGSML, from the coding sequence GTGCAGCGCGAACGTGGTTTCTCCCTGATCGAGTTGCTGATTGTGGTCGCGATCATACTGATCATCGCGGCCATCGCCATCCCCAACCTGCTGCGGTCGCGGATGGCGGCCAATGAGAGCTCGGCCGTCGGCTCGCTCCGCACCATCAATACCGCCCAGATTTCCTACCAGCTCACTTACCCGGCAACCGGATACGGCTGTGCTCTCGTCGATCTCGGGCCCAGTGGTTTTGGGGTCCCGGCAGATCCCACGCACGCTGATCTCATCGATGCCCAGCTCGCCACCGGGCAGAAGAGCGGATACAGCCTGCAGTTGAACTGCGCGGGCGGCGGCGGGGGTGGCGGCCCGCTGGGTGGCGGCGGAGCATTGCCGCACCTGGCCTACCAACTTAGCGCAACACCGTCGGCCATCGGATCGAGCGGCCAGCGCGCCTTCTGCTCCGACGCCTCCGCCGTCATCAGCTACAGCCCCGATGGCCTGGCGCCCACCTGCTTCGCCGCCGGCAGCATGCTCTGA
- a CDS encoding sugar porter family MFS transporter: MSASAHPPAGSISLTSNPYLMRSILVGALAGLLFGFDTAVISGTTGALRAVYQLSPAQLGFTVSAALWGTVIGALCAGVIAQRFGGRRSMSLTALFYMVSALGCALAWSWSAVIGFRFIGGLGIGASSVVAPVYLAELAPARARGRLVGVFQINIVVGILVAYLSNYLISRVGLGIREWRWEFGVAAVPALVFFILLFGIPESPRWLVTRGRTAEAAQVLDLLGNSDGEAALQEIVRSVHLTRSGRSEPLFSSKYRFPIFLAVSVAFFNQFAGINAILYYANDIFAMGGYSKLSANLQAVAIGLTNLVFTLMAMAVIDRVGRKTLLLIGAVGMAACLLGVSAIFFTRQHQQALLTLLIVYVAFFAFSQGAVIWVFISEVFPNLVRARGQSLGSGTHWVMNAIIGQLFPIFAARSGGYPFLLFGVMMVIQFLVVLVVYPETKGFTLEQMEDHLGIEQA; encoded by the coding sequence ATGTCCGCTTCCGCCCATCCACCTGCCGGCTCCATCTCCCTGACCTCGAACCCCTACCTGATGCGCAGCATCCTGGTGGGAGCTCTGGCCGGATTGCTCTTCGGTTTCGACACCGCCGTCATCTCCGGGACCACCGGCGCCCTGCGCGCGGTGTACCAACTCTCCCCCGCCCAACTGGGGTTCACCGTCTCGGCGGCGCTGTGGGGGACGGTGATCGGCGCGCTCTGCGCCGGCGTCATCGCCCAGCGCTTCGGCGGCCGCCGCAGCATGAGCCTGACCGCCCTCTTCTATATGGTCTCGGCGCTGGGCTGTGCCCTGGCCTGGAGTTGGTCCGCCGTCATCGGCTTTCGCTTCATCGGAGGCCTGGGGATCGGCGCCTCCTCGGTGGTCGCGCCCGTTTATCTGGCCGAGCTTGCCCCCGCCCGCGCGCGCGGACGCCTGGTGGGCGTCTTTCAGATCAACATCGTGGTCGGCATCCTGGTGGCTTACTTATCGAATTACCTGATCAGCCGGGTCGGCCTCGGCATCCGGGAATGGCGATGGGAGTTCGGCGTCGCCGCGGTCCCCGCCCTCGTCTTCTTCATCCTGCTCTTCGGTATCCCCGAGAGCCCGCGCTGGCTGGTGACCCGGGGCCGCACCGCCGAGGCCGCTCAGGTCCTCGACCTCCTCGGTAACAGCGACGGTGAGGCCGCCCTGCAGGAGATCGTTCGCTCCGTCCACCTCACTCGCTCCGGACGCTCGGAGCCGCTCTTCTCGTCGAAGTACCGCTTTCCCATCTTCCTGGCCGTGAGCGTCGCCTTCTTCAACCAGTTCGCCGGCATCAACGCCATCCTCTATTACGCCAACGACATCTTCGCCATGGGCGGCTACAGCAAGCTCTCGGCGAACCTGCAGGCGGTCGCCATCGGCTTGACCAACCTGGTCTTCACCCTGATGGCCATGGCGGTCATCGACCGCGTTGGGCGCAAGACCCTGCTCTTGATCGGCGCCGTCGGCATGGCCGCCTGCCTGCTCGGGGTCTCCGCCATCTTCTTCACCCGCCAGCACCAGCAGGCGCTGCTCACTCTGCTGATCGTGTATGTCGCTTTCTTCGCCTTCTCCCAGGGCGCCGTGATCTGGGTCTTCATCAGCGAGGTCTTCCCCAACCTGGTGCGCGCCAGGGGACAGAGCCTGGGCAGCGGCACGCACTGGGTGATGAACGCCATCATCGGCCAGCTGTTTCCCATCTTCGCCGCCCGTTCCGGCGGATACCCCTTCCTGCTCTTCGGCGTCATGATGGTGATTCAGTTCCTGGTGGTTCTGGTCGTCTATCCCGAGACCAAGGGCTTCACTCTGGAGCAGATGGAAGACCACCTGGGCATCGAGCAGGCCTGA
- a CDS encoding alpha-mannosidase produces the protein MKRPLLICLFPALFVMMLYAQSPSAPADPYKPTMDRLQSISEVPITDWRRHDAGLAHGEDPGISTADWQPVKVREDWNGSRWLRTTIAVPEKLNGYELRGAEVQLDAWLTSDKAIQVSIFANGSLISRTDEDTQLPVTLSSAAQPGQKFAIAVRVVGAPVKASLYRARLLVHAAKGRPDPATLRMEVLAAQPLVAAYESGKTERQAVLDSAVKAIELAALERGDQQAFDASLRAAQAKLGELRRFEQQFTIQVTGNSHIDMAWLWPWTETVEVVRNTFESALQLMREYPDLTFTMSSARAYAWMEEKYPEMFQEIQQRVKEGRWEIVGGMWVEPDLNMPDGESLVRQLLIGKRYFRQKFGVDVRIGWNPDSFGYNWQLPQIYKRSGLDYFVTQKLYWNDTNKFPHKLFWWESPDGSRILTYIPHDYANQVDGAKMAADLAAFAPAMWKKDAGVQQASPGELEMMYLFGVGDHGGGPTRKDLDTAQALRDPNLVYPPLKFGTATAFLQNLEKHREELNIPVWKDELYFEYHRGVQTTQAETKRGNRKSEVLMLNAEKLASAASLFGVPYPQESLNTAWREVLFNQFHDILPGSGIAVNYVDAAKRYANVRHIAEETIEQSLRRLGAEVNTPATAVLVFNPLSWTRTDVVEFEVQFPGKTTAVQATGPNGKAMPVEVLANDRRTNRLRLRLLAKDVPALGYALVKLTPATAAPSRVSTLKATATSLENEYVRLTVDAASGCITSVVDKRSNTEALAPAEPGDGAPAAAPGNKPCGNLLQVFTDKPKHWDAWNIDADFIKEHADLTQADEVKLVEQTFLKAVLRVKKHFGNSAFVQDITMYAGVPRVDVAMQADWHEKHKLLKVAFPLSARSEKATFEIPYGSIQRPTTRRDSREQAQFEVPALRWADLSDGTHGFSLLNDCKYGYDAKDNVLRLSLLRAPEWPDPHADQGRHQFTYSLYPHGGDWRAAMTIRRGYELNAPLLTVTLAPHQGPLPEQQSLFAADADNVIVTAVKKDEDDAALTLRLYEWAGRKASVQLKLPAGFRVAAETNLMEAVERPVAAGAAVTVGPFEIKTLRLERGQ, from the coding sequence ATGAAACGTCCTCTGCTCATCTGCCTGTTCCCTGCCCTGTTCGTGATGATGCTTTACGCGCAGTCTCCCAGCGCACCTGCCGATCCCTATAAGCCGACGATGGACCGGCTGCAGTCCATCAGCGAGGTCCCGATCACGGACTGGCGCAGACACGATGCCGGCCTGGCGCACGGCGAAGATCCCGGGATCAGTACCGCGGACTGGCAACCGGTGAAGGTGCGGGAAGACTGGAACGGCAGCCGCTGGCTGCGCACCACGATCGCGGTCCCAGAAAAGCTGAACGGCTACGAGCTGCGCGGAGCGGAGGTGCAGCTCGACGCCTGGCTGACCAGCGACAAGGCCATCCAGGTGAGCATCTTCGCGAATGGCTCCCTGATCAGCCGCACGGACGAGGACACGCAGTTGCCGGTGACCTTGAGCAGCGCGGCCCAGCCGGGGCAGAAGTTCGCCATCGCGGTGCGGGTGGTCGGCGCCCCGGTGAAGGCCAGCCTGTACCGGGCGCGGCTGCTGGTCCACGCAGCCAAAGGGCGGCCCGATCCCGCGACCCTGCGGATGGAAGTGCTGGCGGCGCAACCGCTGGTGGCGGCGTACGAGAGCGGCAAGACGGAGCGGCAGGCGGTGCTCGACTCTGCGGTGAAGGCGATCGAGCTGGCGGCCCTGGAGCGCGGAGATCAGCAGGCCTTCGACGCGTCGCTGCGCGCGGCGCAGGCGAAGCTGGGCGAACTCCGACGGTTCGAGCAGCAGTTCACCATCCAGGTGACGGGCAACTCGCATATCGACATGGCCTGGCTGTGGCCCTGGACGGAGACGGTCGAGGTCGTGCGCAACACCTTCGAGAGCGCGCTGCAACTGATGCGCGAGTATCCCGACCTGACCTTCACCATGTCGTCGGCGCGGGCCTACGCGTGGATGGAAGAGAAGTATCCGGAGATGTTCCAGGAGATCCAGCAGCGGGTGAAGGAAGGGCGGTGGGAGATCGTCGGGGGGATGTGGGTGGAGCCCGACCTGAACATGCCGGACGGCGAGTCGCTGGTGCGGCAACTGCTGATCGGCAAGCGCTATTTCCGGCAGAAGTTCGGGGTGGACGTGCGCATCGGCTGGAACCCGGACTCGTTCGGCTACAACTGGCAGCTGCCGCAGATCTACAAGCGCTCGGGGCTGGATTACTTCGTCACCCAGAAACTCTACTGGAACGACACCAACAAGTTCCCGCACAAGCTGTTCTGGTGGGAGTCGCCGGACGGCAGCCGGATCCTGACCTACATCCCGCACGACTACGCCAACCAGGTCGACGGCGCCAAGATGGCGGCGGACCTGGCGGCGTTCGCGCCCGCGATGTGGAAGAAGGATGCCGGGGTGCAACAGGCTTCGCCCGGCGAGTTGGAGATGATGTACCTGTTCGGGGTCGGGGACCATGGCGGCGGACCCACCCGCAAGGACTTGGACACGGCGCAGGCGCTGCGCGATCCCAACCTCGTCTATCCGCCGCTGAAGTTCGGCACGGCGACGGCGTTCCTGCAGAACCTTGAGAAACACCGCGAGGAGCTCAACATCCCGGTCTGGAAGGACGAGCTGTACTTCGAATATCACCGCGGGGTGCAAACGACGCAGGCGGAGACCAAGCGGGGCAACCGCAAGAGCGAAGTGCTGATGCTCAACGCCGAGAAGCTGGCGTCGGCGGCGTCGCTGTTCGGCGTCCCCTACCCGCAGGAGAGCCTGAACACCGCGTGGCGTGAGGTGCTGTTCAACCAGTTCCACGACATCCTGCCGGGGTCGGGCATCGCGGTGAACTACGTGGACGCGGCGAAGCGCTACGCCAACGTGCGCCACATCGCCGAAGAAACCATCGAGCAGTCGCTGAGGAGGTTGGGCGCCGAGGTCAACACCCCGGCGACTGCGGTGCTGGTGTTCAACCCGCTGTCGTGGACGCGGACAGACGTGGTGGAATTCGAGGTCCAGTTCCCCGGCAAGACGACGGCCGTCCAAGCCACCGGGCCCAACGGAAAAGCGATGCCGGTGGAGGTGCTGGCCAACGACCGGCGCACCAACCGCCTGCGCTTGCGCCTGCTGGCAAAGGATGTCCCGGCGCTGGGCTACGCGCTGGTAAAGCTGACGCCGGCGACGGCCGCGCCCAGCCGGGTCTCAACGCTGAAGGCGACGGCAACTTCGCTGGAGAACGAGTACGTGCGGCTCACCGTCGATGCAGCCAGCGGGTGCATCACCAGCGTGGTGGACAAGCGCAGCAACACGGAAGCGCTGGCGCCGGCCGAGCCGGGCGACGGCGCTCCCGCCGCCGCTCCGGGGAACAAGCCGTGCGGCAACCTGCTCCAGGTCTTCACCGACAAACCGAAGCACTGGGACGCGTGGAACATCGACGCGGATTTCATCAAGGAACACGCCGACCTGACGCAGGCGGACGAAGTCAAGCTGGTCGAGCAGACGTTCCTGAAAGCGGTGCTGCGGGTGAAGAAACACTTCGGGAATTCGGCGTTCGTGCAGGACATCACGATGTACGCAGGTGTGCCGCGCGTAGACGTGGCGATGCAGGCGGATTGGCACGAGAAGCACAAGCTGCTGAAGGTGGCGTTCCCGCTCAGCGCGCGCAGCGAGAAAGCGACGTTCGAGATCCCCTATGGCTCCATCCAGCGGCCGACCACGCGGCGCGACTCCCGGGAGCAGGCGCAGTTCGAGGTCCCCGCGTTGCGCTGGGCCGATCTTTCGGACGGCACGCACGGTTTCAGCCTGCTGAACGATTGCAAATACGGCTACGACGCCAAGGACAACGTGCTGCGGCTGTCGCTGCTGCGGGCGCCGGAGTGGCCCGATCCGCACGCCGACCAGGGCCGGCACCAGTTCACCTACTCGCTCTACCCGCACGGCGGCGACTGGCGCGCGGCCATGACCATCCGCCGCGGCTATGAGCTGAACGCTCCGCTGCTGACGGTGACGCTAGCGCCGCATCAGGGGCCGCTGCCGGAGCAGCAGTCTCTGTTCGCCGCCGATGCGGACAACGTGATCGTCACCGCCGTCAAGAAGGACGAGGATGACGCAGCCCTGACGCTGCGCCTTTACGAGTGGGCCGGGCGCAAGGCTTCGGTGCAGCTCAAGCTGCCGGCGGGGTTCCGGGTCGCGGCGGAAACCAACCTGATGGAGGCGGTCGAGCGGCCGGTGGCCGCAGGCGCGGCGGTGACCGTCGGGCCGTTTGAGATCAAGACCCTCCGGCTGGAGCGGGGGCAGTAA
- a CDS encoding DinB family protein codes for MNTKALRRQLARFLSESHAHADFDAAIAGLPPSLRGKKPAGAPYTAWQLLEHMRIAQWDILEFSRDPRHVSPKWPVGYWPKTAAPPSAAAWNKSIRQFRADMRAMQKLVTGKADLFAPIPHGRGQTLLREALLLMDHNAYHLGQLVLLRRLLGRWKE; via the coding sequence ATGAACACCAAAGCCCTCCGCCGCCAGCTCGCCCGATTCCTCTCCGAGTCCCACGCCCACGCCGACTTCGACGCCGCCATCGCCGGATTGCCGCCATCCTTGCGCGGCAAGAAACCCGCCGGCGCGCCTTACACCGCCTGGCAACTGCTGGAGCACATGCGCATCGCGCAATGGGACATCCTCGAATTCTCCCGCGACCCCCGGCACGTCTCGCCCAAGTGGCCCGTGGGCTACTGGCCCAAGACCGCGGCCCCACCCAGTGCGGCCGCGTGGAACAAGAGCATCCGCCAGTTCCGCGCCGATATGAGGGCCATGCAGAAGCTGGTCACCGGCAAAGCGGATCTCTTCGCTCCCATCCCTCACGGTAGGGGACAGACACTCCTCCGTGAGGCCCTGCTGCTGATGGACCACAATGCCTACCACCTCGGCCAGTTGGTCCTGCTGCGCAGGCTGCTCGGGCGCTGGAAGGAATAG
- a CDS encoding STAS domain-containing protein, translated as MQLKTSTRSLGQVMIVDCSGRLVFGEETTLLRDTVKELLVGSKQVVLNLAHVTYIDSSGVGTLVGLYASAKAAGAAVKLAALSARVRDVLVITKLGTIFEVHGSAEEAAGSFSGGAG; from the coding sequence ATGCAACTTAAAACCAGTACACGCAGCCTCGGGCAGGTGATGATCGTGGATTGCAGCGGCCGATTGGTGTTCGGCGAGGAGACCACGTTGCTGCGAGACACAGTCAAAGAACTGCTGGTCGGGTCCAAGCAGGTCGTCCTGAACCTTGCCCACGTGACCTACATCGACAGCTCAGGAGTGGGCACGCTGGTGGGACTGTACGCTTCGGCCAAGGCGGCGGGCGCCGCCGTCAAGCTGGCGGCGCTCAGCGCCCGGGTGAGGGACGTACTGGTGATCACCAAGCTGGGCACCATCTTCGAGGTCCACGGGTCGGCGGAAGAGGCGGCGGGCTCGTTCAGCGGCGGGGCGGGATAG